In Bermanella sp. WJH001, the genomic stretch GATGTTATCCACTTCATTAATCAAACCAAGGTGATAACACATCTCGGTCAATATTTCGTTACCGGTGCATTCAGGCATGGGCTTCTTAACATAATTACCCGCTTTATCCATGAGTAATGCATATACCCACATAACAATCACATCGTCTGGTTGATCAGGAAAATGTGGTTGACGGTTTACAGTGAAACTCATTAACCAATTTGAATCGGTAAAGGTAATAATGCCACCTGTCACGGTTTGACCAGAGTAAGGGTCATTGACCGATAATTCTTTTAACTTATCCATTAATGGTGACGGTTTGCAGGTTAACGTCACCGATTCCCATGTGGAGGCTGCAACGTTGCCGTAAAATTTTTCAGGTTTACCAAACTTCGAGGATTTTTTAGCAAGGTTTTTCCATAACGTCCAACCAGAATGGTGGGTAGCTTGATCGTTTACTTTTAGTTCAGGTACGGTAACCGCATCACCGTATGCCGTGTCTTCGACAATTGAACCTGTGGTCACAAACACCAGATCACGTGAATTTATCTTGATGCGCTGAACACTATCATCAATACGACACTCAATTGCCGTAGTAGTCATGTCGTCATCTTGTGCTTGTATGTCTAGATCAGTGACTATTGTATTCGTTTGAAAATGAACACCTCTTTCTTTCAACCAGTTTTTTAACGGTACAACAAAACTGTCATACTGATTATATTTTGGAAACACTAGAGACGTCATATCATTTAAACCGTCCATCAAATGCAAGAAGCGATGCATGTATAGCTTCATCTCTAATACAGAATGCCAATTTTGAAAGGCAAACATCGTGCGCCAAAACGTATAAAAATTGGTTGCTAAAAACCCTTCGCTAAACCATTGCTCAACAGTGATATCGTCAAGATCTTCTTTGCGCGCCATTAACAATTTAACCAGCTCTACCTGCTGTAGTTTGGTTAAATCCATTGTTGAGGAATCCTTTAACTGCCCTTGGTTTTCAAGCAAACGAGCCTTAGACCAGTTTTTATCAGCATCATTTACGATTCGATATTCATCTAATACCGTGAACGGCTCAGGTAGCTCAAGTGCCGGTATCTCAGAAAACACATCCCAAAAATTTTGGTAAGTCATTTCCATTTCACGACCACCACGCACGATATAACCTTGTTCGGCATTGCCCGCTCCGTCTAATGCACCGCCGTCAACGCTACCTTCCTCAAGAAAGGTAATGTTTTTCCCTGGCATATGACCATCACGAATCAAAAAGAATGCTGCCGACAAGCCGCCAATGCCGCTGCCAATAATATATGCATTCCTTTCGCCCACGCCTTCTGTCGGTAAAGGGCGATTATTGGTATATGCCCCATGTAAATCAGCTGGGGGTAATGAAGTATCTAGGCCGTTATGCAGATGGGTATGAGAGGCGTCAGGCGTGATATCAATTGCTTGCTCAGCCTGAGCATTAATGTGGGTTTTTAAACGTGAGTTCTTGATACTGTCTAAGTTTTCATCCGTCATACAAGGTTCCTCCAAGGAAACTTTAATGGTACATTTGTACTAACTTGTATATATTCTAATCCCTATGATTTCTAATAATGTTGATTTAGCTCAATTAATTCACAATCGGATGTCACTCATTAATTTGTAACAACGACATACATTACACTAAGCGAATACCCGCCCAGCCCAAACCGTTAAACCATTGGCCACACTGCCAAAGTGATCACCGTCCACCACCGCAATGTCACCCAAGGTTTGAGCAATCGCTTGGCGAATAATGGGGGATTGGCCCGAGCCGCCCGTCACGTACACCAAATCCGGCTTGGTGCCCGCTTGTTTAATGGCATCACTCATTAGGCCCATCATTTTAGTTAAGGGGCGATCAATGGCACTGGCCAGTTGTTCACGAGACAAGGTGCAACTCAAACTGTCTTCTATGTATCCCAAATCCACATCCGTGTGTAAGTCATTGGATAACACAATCTTGGTTTGTTCAGCACTGCGTACTAAATGATTATTTTGTTTTTCGTTACGCAATTTTATAAAGCGCTTTATTAAATCAGGCTCGCTAGTATCGCGGTATAACTGCTGCAATAACGCGGTAGTGTTTTTATCGTTAAATGCCGATTGCGCCCCCACATCATTGGTGCGCACCGCATCCCAAAATGTTTGTGTGGGCATCGGCAACCCGTTTTTTAAGTTCGATAACATACCAAATAACGGCATTAAATGCTGCCCAGCTAATTGAATATCTAAATCATTACCACCAATACGCTCACCAGTATGGCCGATAAAATCCTGCTCTCGCTCATCTTTATTACGATGACTGGGCCCCATGCGCACCATGGCACAATCGGTAGTACCACCACCAATATCCATGACCAAAACGGTTTTATCTTCGGTGAGTTTTTGCTCATAACTTAAAGCCGCACCAATGGGTTCAAATAAAAACTCAACCCCTTTAAAGCCCGCTCGTTTTGCCGCGCGCGTTAAAATAGTAAGGGCTTGCTCATTACTTTGCTCGGCATTTAGCCCCTGAAAATTCACCGGACGGCCAATCACTGTATGGGTAATATCTTGCTGGGTAATGGCTTGTGAGCGCTGTTTCACCGCCATCATCATGGCCGTTACTATGTCTTCAAAAAAATGGATGGCAGAATCACTTAAACCACTGGCACCTAAAAAAGATTTAGGGGATTTCACAAAATAGCCTTCACCTGGCCAAGCAAAGTACTCTGCAAGGGCTGCATGACCCACAAACAAACTGGTCTCATTTGGGCTGAAGCCTTCTTCATCACGTACTCTGCGCGCACGATTCAACGCAATACGGCGTTGCTCAATAAAAGCCTGTTTTTCTTCTGGGTTTGAAATTTGCAGCGCCACCTGTTCGGTAATCAAGTCACGATCAAGGGCATACAGAGTAGACGGCATAAAGGCTTTGCCATTTTCGATTGGTAACAGCTGCACATCTTGTTGGTTGGATAATACGCCCATGGCACAATTTGAGGTGCCAAAGTCAAAACCAGTAATCATGCTCGCCCCTTGCCTATTACGGAAAAAGTGGCGCAAATTAGCACATATTAAAAGAGGGGGCCAGAAATTGGCCATTTGATGCAAGAGGACATCATTCGTGTTACCCCACTGTAGACAGCCTGTCCTAAATATTTATCACTTGTTACGGGAATGCTATGCCAAACCCATACACCCCCACACGAACCCAAATATGCACCTATAGAATTTCCCTACCTGATCAAGTTATAACGGCGGCGAATTATCAGAACATAAATTTAGCGCGAATTATCGAGGCAAAGGCACATATAATTCTTTTGGTGTAACCGTGGGCTATAAAATAGGCCTGCAGGGTATGTTAAGGTGGGTAGGCTAATTACGGGGTTGAATTAAATTATTAAAGAGTCTTAACGCCATAAATGAATCACCGATTATTACATTTCACTACCTATTAAATAGCCATTTTAAAACATGAGAAAAACATAATTAATCCAAATCTAAAATTTCATGGGACTTCATGATTATGACAAAGACATAAATAATAAGATAAAGATGCAGCTTACAAATAGTTTCGCTACTATGGAATAATCATTTAACAAAGGAGAGTAATATGATCACTTATTTCTACTGGGTTTTAGTACTGGCAATAATGCTGACACCTCTTTATATATTAGGTGTTAAATTAAATAAGTGGAAAGTTGCTGGAATAGTGGCTTTCACTGTGTTCATTATTGGCAACGCAGCTTATTTTTTTCATTTTCAGCAAGTGTTTGTTAAAAATTGGGGAGGTGTTATGACGGTAACCGTACCCGATGGTCATCAACATATGATGGCAACATGGAAGGAGGATAACTTATGGTTAGAGTCTTTTGATGCCAAAACCAATACATGTCATTTTAGGGAATACTCCAAAGGCGCAATGTTAGAAGGTAAGGTTTTAATTAAAAACTGCAATCCGTTAATGGCTAAATAATATCAAGCACTAATTAAACTAAGTGGCATCTAGCTACATGCCACTTAAATTTCTTTTTATAATTTTATCAATTACACCAATTTTTTTTAACTTTTTAATCTCTAAATTCAACCTAGTTATAATATGATGCATCTTTCTTGATTTTAACACTTGGAAGTGCAAATATTTATAATCAATATGACGACGAGATAAGCTTAAACTTTCTTTCAATATTGAATCACGCGACATTAAATATTTAACAACATATTGATCCATTACAGCTGCTTTTTTTACGCCATTTTGTTCGTTTAATAAGTCTAAAAGCATCGCCTTTTCAGTTTCAAAATCATTTCTAATTATTTTTCTGCTTTCAAATAGCTTATTTAATGTTGGATACCCATAACCGCTATGTGTATTTATCACTGCACCAGATAAAGCATCATCGCTTTCAAATTCATTAGGAGTATTACGATTAAATACAAACATATCCTTAATGCTTGTAATTGGCTCACTCCACAAATATCGCTCAGGATTGTCAACCCAACCAGGAGACTCCATTCTCATATCAATCTGATTTGAATCCAGCTGAGATTGAGAGGCTTGTTCTGATAAATAAACAAATTCAAGCTCTAAACTGGAGGATTTGGCAGCTTTTTGTAAGGTTTCTATTAGAATGCCGTGTAGGTTATTGTTATCCACAATAATGTAAGGAGGATAGCCAGATGGTGGTACAGCCACCTTAATATCACTGGCGAAAGATAATTGAAAGCAGGTAAGCCATAGTAAACAACTAAAGCTAAATCTGAAAAACATGAATATCCTAAATAGAGATATAATGGGTTATATAACTGAGTCTAGTTTATTTTTATAAAATAACAGAAATATAAAATCATCTTTTAATAACTTGATTAACCTTTATTAGCATTTGCCATGGCTTCAAACTGTTGAGTAAGGTAATTCTCGGTGGTTTTTAATGTCGCGATGATCGCATCGTTATATAAAAACTGAGCTTTTAATCGTGCTTCTGTTGCCGCTATACGGGCTTCAAAGCTTTCACGGTCTTCGGCTAAATTTTCATTTTGGGCATCCAATGTATTAAACTTCGTTGCGAGGGTGCCGCTTTTAGGGTCAAGTATATTTTGCAGTAAGTCTTTTAGTTGATCCGCAATACCGGTCACATACGTCACACTACCGCGATCCCCTAAACTGCCGCCTTCGACTTTAATACGAATGCCACTGGCGTCATCAATATTACCATCTTGTGCCTTACCCGGTTCACCATCAGCTTGACCTTTAACAAAACCTAACGCGGTAGATGCGGCATTTGAAACATCCGATATAATTACTTTTGAGTCACTACCAGTACTTGTCGAAATAATACCTATGGTGCCATAAGCCGCAGAGGTTAAGTCATCGGTATAATCCACTTTCACTGATAATTTTTCAGCTTTAATCGCGGCATTATTATTGATTGCATTTTGCACAGCCGTTGCCAGTTCAGCACCGGTACCATATGTTTTTTGTGCAATACTAATTACGGATTCAAAGCCATCAAGCTCAATGGTGAACTCGTTATTAGTACCATCAATTACCACAGGGCCATTGACAATATCCGATTGATTGGCAACATAATAACCATTGGTTGCCGCTTTATTGCCGTTTTGTGCCGTTAAAAATTGGCCGTTGCCATTTGCCACTACACCATTGATGGTTCCTTCTACATCTTTACCTGTTTCAATATTATTTTCGGTACCATCTGGCTCGTGCATACCTAAAAATGAAATGGCTGCAGGATCTAAACTTGCGAAAGCCACGGTATTACCATTCCCACCCAGATTAAAGATCAAACTGCCTTTATCGGAAGTGGCATCATATTCATAACTGACTTCAGCGGTAATGTCCGAGCCAAATTTAATATCGCTATTCATACCAAGAGCATCAAAACCACCATTGTATGTGGTATTAACTCCAGGCAACCCAAGTGTGGCTTGGGCATTAGCATTAGCACCTTGTACTTCGATTTGAGCAGCACTGCCAAACATTGCTGAGGTTTTAACCCCATTGCGTGATACGGTTTCAAAATAAATTTGATCGGCGCCGTCTAATTTTGCAACAATATCACCTACGGTAAATTGGCCATTATTTAAAATGGCAAGATCAAGTGCTTGCTGCACCGCACTCAATGAATCCGTTTTATCGCCACTGCTTGCGTCAGTGTTGACATCAACATTTAAAGTAATGCCATCTACAACCAAATCAAATGCCGCATTATTGGCACCACTAAAATCAATACCACCACCAATGACGGCACCGCCTGATGTAACAGCGCCTTGGCCATCACTCACCACCTGGATGTATTGGTCATGCCCTGTTGCATTGGTGACTAACTCTAAACCGTTACCAGAACCAAGTTGTGCCGTTACAATACCGCCACCATATGCGGCATCTAATTTCGCTTGAATATCTGTGATGTTATTTCCGCTGTCGGCATCTAGCAGGATTTTTTGCTCATTTCCGTTTACGTTTAAAGTAAAACCCGCATTGCTTGTCGTAAAATCAATATTAGTAGAGATATCACGCGTACCTTCGGTGGTGGTTGCACCACTGATCATGCCCGATAGATTGGCATCACCGGCTAAATCAGTATTGATCTGATTTTGTAAGGCCGTTGCTAATGCATTACCGGAGAGATAGGTACCCGCCGGTAGGCTAACCGTATTTGCACTAGTAGTACCGTTAAGGGTAATTTGAAAATCAACATTGGAGCCAAATGTTAAACCAGGATCTTTACCGTTAATTTGCGCACCATCCGTTGCATCTAAACCAAGTGCAAGGTCTGTTGCTGAAGCACCCACCGCGGTTATTTCTATTGAATCCGTTGCACTGGGTGTTGTGGTTGTAAATACCAATTTATCATTGTCATCGAATTTTGCTAACACACTACCATTTAGCGCTGTTGCATCAACGGCTGTTTGTATGGCTTGTAGTGTATCTTTACGATCTCCAAAATTGCCATCACCATTTAAATCTAATCCGTCAGCATTTAGATTTACCGTCACCGCTTCAGCGGGGGCGCCATTTAAGCTGATCGAAAAGTTTGCGTTATTAAGAGCAAAGTTAATTCCATTTGTACTATCAATGCTAGTTGCACCCGGTACCGTAGACGTACCATAACCATTGAAGTATTCATTGTTTAATGATGTTAACTCAATACCTTTGAATGCCCCTTCACCACGTTCTTGAAACCCTAACGTATTGGCGGTATTAGTATCAACCGATGAAAAATACACTTGAGAGCTGCTGCCATAAGTATTCGAGGTAATATTGAATGATTTGTTAACAGAATCAAATACGACCGTCGATCCATAGCCTCTGTCTTTAAAATCTTTTGCACTATTTATTTGTAATTGAATTTCAGCCGCAAGTTCATCACCAGTTGCATAACTGCCTTGCGTTAAACTAATAGCTGATGTCTTGCCATTTAAGTTAATTGAGAAATTATCATTGGCATCATTGATCACAACCGGTGATAGAAAATCCAGAATGCTTACACTGCCGCCTTCGTATTTACCTTGAGTGGCAAGCTGTGTGATATTGATATCATAGGTGCCTGGTTTTGTATTAATTGATTCATTCGAAAAACTAATTTGGTTATCAGTTGCTGAGCCTTGTGTTGCAAACACACCCACAACTGCTTCGCGGCTTTCATTTAAACCTTTTAAAAATAGATTTGAATCAAATTTTAATTTAAAGCTGTCATTTTGATCGGTGTAAATCCCCAACTCACTAAACGAGCGAAAGTTCGTGCCTGTAATATCCGATACCGTACTGGTCATTAAACTTTTGATCTGAGTATTGATAGAACGTAAGGTACTGTCGCCTAGCAATAAACTGCCAGTACTAGATGACTCATCAAATTTGGTTAAGTCTTTATAAACGGTTTGAAAACCATTATAAGCCTCAATCATATCTTGAATTTTTTCTGATATTCCCGTGATATCAGGGCCAACCGTGATGGATACATTATTACCTACGTCTTCACTTTTTAAACTCAATGTCACACCATCAATAACTTCGGTTACTTCATTGCTTGAGCGCGTGATGGCTAAACCGTTTACGCTGATTAATGCATCGGTACCCTTTTGAGTTTCCGTCAGGTTTGTTCCTGGTGTGTCTTGATTTTTATTATAAGCAAACGCAGATAAACCGGATGTTGCTAATGCACCACTGGCATCTTTCGCAACAATCTCCATGCTAAATTCTTCACCGGTATCTTCACTGGTTAATTGCAATACATAACCGGTACCGTCATTAACAATCGAAGCTTTTACACCTTCTACTTCATCATTAATTTTATCGCGTAGCGCACTTAAGCTATCTTGCCCGGCGGTTAAATCAATTTTAAACGTGCCTGCTTCTGGATTGGCTTCAAAGTCATCATAACCACCACCCCCTAAATAATTAGTGGTACCAATGGTGAAGGTTAAACTGCCGGTACCAACCGATTCTGTGGTTGTGGAAAATGATTTAGAAACCAAAGAGTGGGCTTTAGCGGTACGCTGTACTTCAATACTATAGGTGCCTGTTGGGGCGGATGATGTGGCCGTTGCCGTTAGAATGGAATCATCAGAAGAAGTGGCATTAGTCGCGCCAATCTTTTTAGGATCTGACAGTGCCACAATGGCTTCAGAAAAATCATAAAGTTTACTTTGTACTTCGCCATACGCCGAAATTTTGGCGTCAATCACTTCTTGTTGGGTGTTTAGGCGTAGCTCCCCAGCTGCTTTGTCGGCATTAATGATGTTCTCAACCAAATCACTGGTTAATAGGTCAGAGCCAATACCTAGGGATTCAATAGCTGCCATGGAACCTCCGGCGATAATACCAATACTGCTAAGATGATGTAGTACATAACGGCCAAATAGGCAAAAACTTGAGCCTGATTTGTAAACAAATGTTATTGGTCAATGATTTAACCTTCATTAATATTCAATAAATGCGCCAACTACTGTGGGTTTTTTATTCAAGCTATACGCTGATATGCCGATAATTCAAATAAGGCATGAATTGTGCGTTTACAAACCAAATCAAGAGGCATTTTCATGAAATTGGTTGCAGCTCCCCATATATTTCCTAGCTCGGAATGCCAAGCTTCAAGTCAAGGAGAAATTATCTGGTTATACGGACTATCCGGAGCAGGTAAGTCAACCATTGCTTCTCGTACACGAGATATTCTTAAACGCTATAATAAAAACGTTTTTATTCTTGATGGCGATGATTTACGCACAGGATTGAATTCAGACTTAGGCTTTACAGAGGAAGATCGCGAAGAAAACATTCGTCGTGCAGCGGAAACAGCATTGTTACTCTCCCGAACCTGCGATATTGTTATTTGTACTTTTATTACCCCAAAAAACACTTCTCGTGAACTGATAGAGTCAATACTAAAGTCGCACCCTTTTCATAGTGTCTGTATTAACACTCCTTTGAGTGAATGCGAAAAACGAGATACTAAGGGATTATATAAAAAAGCACGAAGCGGTGAAATTGGGCACTTTACCGGTATCAGTTCGCCTTATGATTTTCCGAAAACGAGCAGTAATTCCATTAACACCCTAAACAACTGTGTAGATGACTGCGCCTATCAATTAATCCAACTATGTAACATTAAAATATAAGTAATCTCTTGTTAGATCTACCCAGATTGTATTATCAGTTATAAACAAAAACCGTCATCGACCACGATGTTTTGCCCTGTAATATATTGGCTATTATCAGATAATAAAAACACAATACTGCCACACACTTGGTGTGGAGATAGCATACCCTGCCCATGAGTATGCTCTGCATACGCTTTTATAAAGGTATCTGGCTGTGAATCCAGAATCCCTCCAGGACTGACACTGTTTACTCTAAATTTACTGTCTCCTACAAACTCGGATACGTACTTATTTAAATGAATAATGGCCGATTTGATCGCTGCATACTCAACCGGCATAGTCATTTTTGTGTTGTTATAAATCGAAAAGTCAGGTGCAACCACACCATAGATAGATGCTAGATTTACAAGTGAGAATTCGGATTTTTCACGTTTAAAATAGGCGGCACACTGCTGCATCACTAAAAAAGAACTACCTAAATGTAAGTTAATATTTTCATTGAAACTAGACAAACTCACGTCAAAGAATGATTGACCGTATTGCTGATTTCTCGGATAGCTACAATTCACCAGTCCCTGGATATTTAATGAAGAATTAAATAATGCCTTTACTTCCTCTTCATTTGTTACATCAAGATTAAAACATTTTACTGATTCGTGCTTTGTAATTGATGCTGTATTTATATCGACCGCAATGACCTGACCATTGTTCGCTACGATGGCCTCTACAACCTTGCCCCCCAATAATCCCCCTGCACCTAATACCATGATGGTTTTATTATTTAACATCAACCACCTCTAAAATACTTTGTGCCAACATAAAATCATAAATATCATCAATATCAATTGAACGTTCCTTAGGGACTTCGATACTGGTTACCGAGCCATCAAATAAACCATTGTGGTTTAAAATATAATTGGGGGTTGTTGCATAAACTGATGTGGTGATATCAAATACCGCAGGAGCATCTTGCCGGCGATACACACTCTCTTTCGGTGATATGACCAAACCTATGGTACCATCTGTATTATGCTGGACCATATTAAAATAAGGGCTACGACTCGATGGTGTAATAGCAATGCACACATCTGCGTTAGATGAAATTCTTTTTTCAATAGCACCATTTACATCTTCTACGGAACGCAAAGGACTAGTGGTAGGCAAACTTACAAATTGATCAAACTCACCCACATTTTTTTTCACCCAATTAATACCATGCTGCCATGACAACCACTCAGGACTGGTGTCCGTTGCTAAATCTTTTGGCCGGTCAATAACTTGAACATTAAATTTCTTGGCAATAACAGCTATATCAGCATCATCGGTAGATACAAAAATTTGTTGTATATATTTTGATGCCAGTGCAACTTCTATTGAATACTGAATCAAAGGTTTACCGCTGAGTAACTTACAATTTTTTTTGGGTAGTCCTTTTGATCCACCACGTGCAAAAATAAACGCATAACTAACCATGATAATTCCCGTTATGATTTTCTTTAATTTTTGCAATTAATTTAACGGTTCTGTATGCCTGATTAAGACTAATACAGTTATGCTTTTGACCGTTTATCTTGGCAATAAAATCATCGAGCATGTTTAAATACTTATCATTACCTTCGACATTACCTTGATACAGGATTTGACTGCCACTTTTTGTATTATGTAAAATAGTTTGTGTAATTAAATCAACATCCAGCCGGCCATTCTCTGAAATTACCTGACAATAGCGCTGTGGTACAACCTGAACAAAATCCAAATGCATTTGAATAAAGATATTCTGTTCGCTCACCAATGAAATATCGGCCATGTCTTCTACATCTACCGCCCAGCGTCCAGTTTGAATCAATATGGCACCTTGCAAAGTCAATTCACCAAATAGCCAACTCATATAATCAATTTCATGACTTAACTCGTTTAATACGCCACCACCTAAGTAAGCGTTAGCTGATACAGTTTCAGTTATATCTCTTCCGGGTCGCCAGTCTTGAAGATCTTGACCCACATGAACCGTGACATGATAAATTCTACCTAGAAAATTGCCCTCAATAATGGACTTCAATTTCTGTAAAACTGGCAAATAACGCAAGCAATATGCCACTGCAACCACCGAAGCCTGTCTATCATGTGCTTGAATTATTTTCTCTGCAGTTTCAGGCGTACTAGTTAATGGCTTTTCAATTAATACGGGAATGCCATTGTTAATCAGTATAAGACTATGTTCGGCATGATAACTGGCTGGCGATGCTACTATGGCAAAATCTAAAGGTTTTGATATTAATTCAGTTAGGCTTTGACACAATATATCGCAATTTAAAATAGGCTCATTAATCTCACGACCACTAGACGACACAGCATAAATTGTAGCTTGTGGAAAACGCAGCCGAATATTTTCTCTGTGTCGTTTAGCAATATTACCCAAACCAATGACAGCAATATATTTCATAGGCTAACTCGTTATCGGTTCAATTAACATGGGGCCTTGCGTC encodes the following:
- the yegD gene encoding molecular chaperone, which gives rise to MITGFDFGTSNCAMGVLSNQQDVQLLPIENGKAFMPSTLYALDRDLITEQVALQISNPEEKQAFIEQRRIALNRARRVRDEEGFSPNETSLFVGHAALAEYFAWPGEGYFVKSPKSFLGASGLSDSAIHFFEDIVTAMMMAVKQRSQAITQQDITHTVIGRPVNFQGLNAEQSNEQALTILTRAAKRAGFKGVEFLFEPIGAALSYEQKLTEDKTVLVMDIGGGTTDCAMVRMGPSHRNKDEREQDFIGHTGERIGGNDLDIQLAGQHLMPLFGMLSNLKNGLPMPTQTFWDAVRTNDVGAQSAFNDKNTTALLQQLYRDTSEPDLIKRFIKLRNEKQNNHLVRSAEQTKIVLSNDLHTDVDLGYIEDSLSCTLSREQLASAIDRPLTKMMGLMSDAIKQAGTKPDLVYVTGGSGQSPIIRQAIAQTLGDIAVVDGDHFGSVANGLTVWAGRVFA
- the cysC gene encoding adenylyl-sulfate kinase, with the protein product MKLVAAPHIFPSSECQASSQGEIIWLYGLSGAGKSTIASRTRDILKRYNKNVFILDGDDLRTGLNSDLGFTEEDREENIRRAAETALLLSRTCDIVICTFITPKNTSRELIESILKSHPFHSVCINTPLSECEKRDTKGLYKKARSGEIGHFTGISSPYDFPKTSSNSINTLNNCVDDCAYQLIQLCNIKI
- a CDS encoding oleate hydratase, with translation MTDENLDSIKNSRLKTHINAQAEQAIDITPDASHTHLHNGLDTSLPPADLHGAYTNNRPLPTEGVGERNAYIIGSGIGGLSAAFFLIRDGHMPGKNITFLEEGSVDGGALDGAGNAEQGYIVRGGREMEMTYQNFWDVFSEIPALELPEPFTVLDEYRIVNDADKNWSKARLLENQGQLKDSSTMDLTKLQQVELVKLLMARKEDLDDITVEQWFSEGFLATNFYTFWRTMFAFQNWHSVLEMKLYMHRFLHLMDGLNDMTSLVFPKYNQYDSFVVPLKNWLKERGVHFQTNTIVTDLDIQAQDDDMTTTAIECRIDDSVQRIKINSRDLVFVTTGSIVEDTAYGDAVTVPELKVNDQATHHSGWTLWKNLAKKSSKFGKPEKFYGNVAASTWESVTLTCKPSPLMDKLKELSVNDPYSGQTVTGGIITFTDSNWLMSFTVNRQPHFPDQPDDVIVMWVYALLMDKAGNYVKKPMPECTGNEILTEMCYHLGLINEVDNILAATKIRTALMPYITGQFMPRAKGDRPWAVPTGSQNLALLGQFVETHNDVVFTLESSVRTARTGVYSLLGIKKQIPDIYSGQYDIRRLLRATRTLNSDEPFLGEGLLRRFLSGTYFEHILPLGPNEKPEDLHKPGMLEQQLISIRRVFEESHTLENAKKWLHKMADGLRGRD
- the fliD gene encoding flagellar filament capping protein FliD; protein product: MAAIESLGIGSDLLTSDLVENIINADKAAGELRLNTQQEVIDAKISAYGEVQSKLYDFSEAIVALSDPKKIGATNATSSDDSILTATATSSAPTGTYSIEVQRTAKAHSLVSKSFSTTTESVGTGSLTFTIGTTNYLGGGGYDDFEANPEAGTFKIDLTAGQDSLSALRDKINDEVEGVKASIVNDGTGYVLQLTSEDTGEEFSMEIVAKDASGALATSGLSAFAYNKNQDTPGTNLTETQKGTDALISVNGLAITRSSNEVTEVIDGVTLSLKSEDVGNNVSITVGPDITGISEKIQDMIEAYNGFQTVYKDLTKFDESSSTGSLLLGDSTLRSINTQIKSLMTSTVSDITGTNFRSFSELGIYTDQNDSFKLKFDSNLFLKGLNESREAVVGVFATQGSATDNQISFSNESINTKPGTYDINITQLATQGKYEGGSVSILDFLSPVVINDANDNFSINLNGKTSAISLTQGSYATGDELAAEIQLQINSAKDFKDRGYGSTVVFDSVNKSFNITSNTYGSSSQVYFSSVDTNTANTLGFQERGEGAFKGIELTSLNNEYFNGYGTSTVPGATSIDSTNGINFALNNANFSISLNGAPAEAVTVNLNADGLDLNGDGNFGDRKDTLQAIQTAVDATALNGSVLAKFDDNDKLVFTTTTPSATDSIEITAVGASATDLALGLDATDGAQINGKDPGLTFGSNVDFQITLNGTTSANTVSLPAGTYLSGNALATALQNQINTDLAGDANLSGMISGATTTEGTRDISTNIDFTTSNAGFTLNVNGNEQKILLDADSGNNITDIQAKLDAAYGGGIVTAQLGSGNGLELVTNATGHDQYIQVVSDGQGAVTSGGAVIGGGIDFSGANNAAFDLVVDGITLNVDVNTDASSGDKTDSLSAVQQALDLAILNNGQFTVGDIVAKLDGADQIYFETVSRNGVKTSAMFGSAAQIEVQGANANAQATLGLPGVNTTYNGGFDALGMNSDIKFGSDITAEVSYEYDATSDKGSLIFNLGGNGNTVAFASLDPAAISFLGMHEPDGTENNIETGKDVEGTINGVVANGNGQFLTAQNGNKAATNGYYVANQSDIVNGPVVIDGTNNEFTIELDGFESVISIAQKTYGTGAELATAVQNAINNNAAIKAEKLSVKVDYTDDLTSAAYGTIGIISTSTGSDSKVIISDVSNAASTALGFVKGQADGEPGKAQDGNIDDASGIRIKVEGGSLGDRGSVTYVTGIADQLKDLLQNILDPKSGTLATKFNTLDAQNENLAEDRESFEARIAATEARLKAQFLYNDAIIATLKTTENYLTQQFEAMANANKG
- a CDS encoding acylneuraminate cytidylyltransferase family protein — its product is MVSYAFIFARGGSKGLPKKNCKLLSGKPLIQYSIEVALASKYIQQIFVSTDDADIAVIAKKFNVQVIDRPKDLATDTSPEWLSWQHGINWVKKNVGEFDQFVSLPTTSPLRSVEDVNGAIEKRISSNADVCIAITPSSRSPYFNMVQHNTDGTIGLVISPKESVYRRQDAPAVFDITTSVYATTPNYILNHNGLFDGSVTSIEVPKERSIDIDDIYDFMLAQSILEVVDVK
- a CDS encoding oxidoreductase, which encodes MLNNKTIMVLGAGGLLGGKVVEAIVANNGQVIAVDINTASITKHESVKCFNLDVTNEEEVKALFNSSLNIQGLVNCSYPRNQQYGQSFFDVSLSSFNENINLHLGSSFLVMQQCAAYFKREKSEFSLVNLASIYGVVAPDFSIYNNTKMTMPVEYAAIKSAIIHLNKYVSEFVGDSKFRVNSVSPGGILDSQPDTFIKAYAEHTHGQGMLSPHQVCGSIVFLLSDNSQYITGQNIVVDDGFCL
- a CDS encoding ABC transporter substrate-binding protein: MFFRFSFSCLLWLTCFQLSFASDIKVAVPPSGYPPYIIVDNNNLHGILIETLQKAAKSSSLELEFVYLSEQASQSQLDSNQIDMRMESPGWVDNPERYLWSEPITSIKDMFVFNRNTPNEFESDDALSGAVINTHSGYGYPTLNKLFESRKIIRNDFETEKAMLLDLLNEQNGVKKAAVMDQYVVKYLMSRDSILKESLSLSRRHIDYKYLHFQVLKSRKMHHIITRLNLEIKKLKKIGVIDKIIKRNLSGM